From Pulveribacter suum, a single genomic window includes:
- a CDS encoding peptidylprolyl isomerase, producing MKHRALSLGLACLSALAATLASAPAQAQGLRLPPAVGTSLPAAGGSAPSAGVRAADYIVAVVNSEPITNNEVRQRAERLAQQMAGQALPPPGALAKEVLERLIMEKVQVQLARDSGIKVDDWAVNQAAENVARQNSVSTDEMYRRLAADGISRERFREELRSQLLALRVRERDVESRVRVSELDVDQYLREQQQATAPARVELNLGHILIQVPESASPAQASELEKRARQVMEQLQAGGDFGGLARQYSDAAEGRSGGELGLRPADRYPELFVSATRGAAVGAVVGPVRSAAGFHILKVIERSRAGAVPAMVVQNHARHILLRLQPGRTERQAAEQLEELRTRVASGRADFAELAREYSQDGSAKSGGDLGWASPGRYVPEFEEVLERLAPGEISHPVVSRFGVHLIQLLERREAKLSQREQRDMVRDAVREKKLDEAFANWLQEARARAYVEYREPPAL from the coding sequence ATGAAACACCGCGCTTTGTCTCTGGGCCTGGCCTGCCTGTCCGCCCTCGCAGCAACGCTGGCCAGCGCGCCCGCGCAGGCGCAGGGCCTGCGCCTGCCCCCGGCCGTGGGCACCTCTTTGCCTGCTGCAGGCGGCAGTGCGCCGTCCGCCGGCGTGCGCGCCGCCGACTACATCGTGGCCGTCGTCAACTCCGAGCCCATCACCAACAACGAGGTGCGCCAGCGCGCCGAGCGCCTGGCCCAGCAGATGGCCGGCCAGGCCCTGCCGCCGCCGGGCGCCCTGGCCAAGGAGGTGCTCGAGCGCCTGATCATGGAAAAGGTGCAGGTGCAGCTGGCGCGCGACAGCGGCATCAAGGTGGACGACTGGGCCGTGAACCAGGCCGCCGAGAACGTGGCGCGGCAAAACAGCGTCAGCACCGACGAGATGTACCGCCGCCTGGCGGCCGACGGCATCAGCCGCGAGCGCTTTCGCGAGGAGCTGCGCAGCCAGCTGCTGGCGCTGCGCGTGCGCGAGCGCGACGTGGAGTCGCGCGTGCGCGTGAGCGAGCTGGACGTGGACCAGTACCTGCGCGAGCAGCAGCAGGCCACCGCCCCGGCCAGGGTCGAGCTGAACCTGGGCCACATCCTGATCCAGGTGCCCGAGAGCGCCTCGCCCGCGCAGGCCTCGGAGCTGGAAAAGCGCGCCCGCCAGGTCATGGAGCAGCTGCAGGCCGGCGGCGACTTCGGCGGGCTGGCGCGCCAGTATTCCGACGCGGCCGAGGGCCGCAGCGGCGGCGAGCTGGGCCTGCGCCCCGCCGACCGCTACCCCGAGCTGTTCGTGAGCGCCACGCGGGGCGCGGCCGTGGGCGCAGTGGTGGGGCCGGTGCGCTCGGCGGCAGGCTTTCACATCCTGAAAGTGATCGAGCGCAGCCGCGCCGGCGCCGTGCCGGCCATGGTGGTGCAAAACCACGCGCGCCACATCCTGCTGCGCCTGCAGCCGGGCAGGACCGAGCGCCAGGCGGCCGAGCAGCTGGAGGAGCTGCGCACGCGCGTGGCCAGCGGCCGTGCCGACTTCGCCGAGCTGGCACGCGAGTATTCGCAGGACGGCAGCGCCAAGAGCGGCGGCGACCTGGGCTGGGCCTCGCCCGGGCGCTACGTGCCCGAGTTCGAGGAGGTGCTCGAGCGCCTGGCGCCCGGCGAGATCAGCCATCCGGTGGTGTCGCGCTTTGGCGTGCACCTGATCCAGCTGCTGGAGCGGCGCGAGGCCAAGCTGAGCCAGCGCGAGCAGCGCGACATGGTGCGCGACGCGGTGCGCGAGAAAAAGCTCGACGAAGCCTTTGCCAACTGGCTGCAGGAGGCGCGCGCGCGCGCCTACGTCGAGTACCGCGAACCCCCCGCGCTTTGA